The window AATTTAAGATCTGCTGAAATTAAAAGTTTCTTGTaccatttaagactttttatagCCTTAAATTTGAAACAACAAAATGTAAGACTTTAAAGAAATTCAACTTTCCAAATTTTTGAGAATgccattgtttttgtatttgctgtCTTGGTGCCACTTTCTGCTCTCCTCACTGCACGCACAACCACACGTCTGAACGTACAATAGcaacagttaaagggatagttcaccttcagttgctggtccccaatGACTATCAAGGTATAGGGAAAAAAcactatgcaagtcaatggggaccagcaactgtaggtgaactatccctttaactttaaCCCTTGGCGCCGTAGGACCAAAATGCCTCTACTGAGCTGACCTTGATATAAGCTTGGCATTTATTTCTTTCATTATGTCAAAATGTTTCGTGGTCCAGATTTGAACTGGAGGCCGCCAGTTGGCGACCCCTGTTCTAGACTGAAGTGATTTTCTATGTTAAAATCACTATGAAACTTAAGTAGTgacagatctttttttctttactgtgaCATACTTGTTGATCGGATGAAGGTAGATTTGATTGTAAGAAAGGGGCAGTGTTTAAGTGGACTGAGTCTGGCTTTACCAGAGAGACATTTCACCAGAAGATCCAGTTATggtatttgaattaaaaatctaAGGTCaaacattgttaaaacaaaacatacacatGGATGAATCTTTCACAATAAGAGCTATTAGGTTTCATGAGGGGTACAGCTGCACATTCACTGTGGACTGCACTTTACTCACTGCTTCTGTCAGAGGCGAACTCCCTGAGGTCCAGGTCTTTCATTGGGAAGTTGACAAAAGTGGACAGTTTGCTGGTTCTGATGCGGGCTTCCGAGAAGCGCTTCAGATCTGAACAAGTCAAGCAGTTAAGGAGAAGAGACTTGGCACACAGCTGACCTTAGAGAGACCCGTCACTTCAGGCTTCAACCTAACCCATCAGCACATTCCTGCACACATAAACAGCCTCCCATTCGTAGCTGTGCTTACTGTCAACAAACGCACCAATCCCACAAGTGACATCAAGAGATTATTATACGGCATTAGAAAAGGATACGAAGAACTAGTATTTTAGGAAACTTCTGAACTGTGAATTTCTTTGTACATCGTCTTCTGGCTTTGCACCTGTAACATGTCTGGATGAAAGAAAACCAAGCAGAACAATTACATGTTTTGGTACATTTAAATTTCCACATGATTAAAATGCCaggaattaattaaatgaattaccGGCTTCTCGTCCCCATCCAGCACATCTTCTTTAGTAAACAGCCGCATGCAGTCCATTAGGCTCACCTCTCCATAGCCCTTCTAGGCAGAGGAACACCGTTAACACCCACTCGTTTCTCCAAATGTCCAAAGTGTGCATTATAAAGcctgcatgtactgtacatgcataTGTCAATGAACTGACCTTGGCGATAGGTAAGGAAAGATCCCAGAAGGGATCGAACACAGTGGAACAATAGCCACATTCACTGCAGGTCAAAGAGCTCTTCAGCTGGCCTACAAACAGATCTGAGGACAGACAGAAGCACGACAGAATTATGcaacaacaaaattacttaaaacaaattcaaaataataaaaataataataaaaataatactaaaataacacaggtGTAGTGTGTACTTACCTACGATTTTGCTGTCTTCTCTCTCTAAGTACTTAGCCCACATCTTTTTCCCTTTTTCCTCATCACTAAAGAAAAGTAACCAGACATATAAATCATGAAATCACACTCACAACATGCCATTTAAGGACGGCCCGCACTGAGGAAAATAAGGACAGTACACTTACGGCAAGTGATCAAAGTCTTGCATGTTTCCCCGAGGCCGGACTGTGACCCTGTTCACTTCGTTGTGCAGGCCGTCCAGCAGGAAACGTAGAAACTCCTGAGCATCCTGTTGACTTGAGAGATAACATAAACATCTCAATACAGAACACAACCACAGCCAGCTACTGATAATCAGggaattatatttatgtattgatCGATAACCTGAGTCGGAAAGAAAAGAACTGGAGGAAAAGATGCAATGCTGCTCTGTGATTTTGCTTTGGAACCTTCAGAAAACTTTAAATTGATTTTTCTCAAAACTGACTTTGCTGACTCGATCGACTTCAAACAGGTGTACAGTAGCATAGTAAATTTCCATCCAGTTCCAAAAATTCATACATCATTCTGAAGGTCATTTAATGCAGAATGTGAACATAAAAATAATCaacttttgaaaatgaaatacaattttatgctcaattaaatattcaattaaaactacatgctatttaatattttctgaatttcaaatatGCGATGTGAGTGGTGCATGTCTGTGTGAAACCCGCTGCTATGATACTAGGATGGCCACTTTGAACAGAATAAAACTGTGTAGGCTGAGACTTACTTGTAACCCACAAATCTGGGGGCGTATCTCTGAATCTGTGTTTTGAACTCAGAGGGGCTGACAGCTTCACTGCTTGAAGAAGTCCACATTGTCTGGATAAGCTTGGCAAACTCTGAAGTCATGACAAAGAGAGGCTTTCAGTAAGGTTCGTAGTTTATCAGAGAGAAGCAGTGACCGCTGTGAAACCTGCCCAGCGCGCTCACCTTCCATGAGAGCAGTGTTTGTGCGGCTGTTGTTGTTGAGGTCTCTGCGGTGGGAGTTGTGAAGACAGTAGTCTCGCAGGCTCTGTGTGTTGCTAAGACACTGGAGGATGGAGTTCATAAAACACTGGCGAGGGAAAGAGACAAAGGAGGAGAAACATTtagtttataaaattttataaattaatttaattcatttaaataaaaagaatgtaTAAATTacatgacatactgattttttaataaaatatacattttaattttctaaGCCCCCAAATTAAATACTAAATAGACAAAACAGCAAAGAGCAGGATTaaatacaattgtatttttttaccaaatgtatttaatcattataaatttatttaaaatgtataaaaatgtatctaTAAAAAATGACACTGCGTGTATGCTTACTAAACAGAAATTAGAAAAGCAAAGGTAGAGAACAAGTGAAGCATTATAATCTAAAGTTTCATAGCAGCAGACTTGACCGAGATGTGTGAGAGTTTATTTTTGGACTATACACATACAGTTGCTTGGCAAGTTAAGTGAGTGCAAGAGTGAAGAGACATCATTGAAAAATTATTCTGCCAAATGGAAATAGACAGAGCAACGTGAAAGTGatataaaaaacatttgtgctgcctGCTGCTTAGTTGTGTCAACCAGATTCTGTGAGATCTGACAGTTTTGATCTATTTCTAGCATACTGGATGTGCTGTATGCAGTCTATGTGTAATATATGACAAAAAATATGTGTGAATGAATACACTGGTCAACAGCGGAGACCTTACACACTTAACTGAAGGTATGTTGTATGATTTTTAATAGATTTGCCTGGTATGTGTGAATATGGGAATTACAGATATTACATTCTAGAGGACAAGTGTCATTACTGCATCATAAGCAGAACCACCACATCTCCCACTGTTGGAGAAACAGGCAGTCCAGTTTGAAAGTTTGAGCCAAAAATTgacataaaaatcttactgaataCAAGTACACACTTCAACTATAAGAGCAACTAGTACATCCCATTAAAAACACTTACTGTATTTCCCAGATTACGAAGACCCACCAGGCCCTGGGCACTCTTTGAGTTCTGGAAAACAGAGAGGAGATGAAATGTTAGCACAGGTTATAGTCTAGCCTTTTCAATAGTAGCTCAcacatatttgatatttttgccctcatgcaaaactgaatttactGCATTTTGAAATTCCAGCCAGCATCATTAAATGTGACCGCACGTCAAGTTAAATCGTTCCAGGAAACGGAGGTCTATGTTTCCATACAATCAGGTTTTTTTGGTAGAGGTGCTAGAGTGCTGAAGCAGACTGCTCAGTAATCTGACACTGTTGTTTTCTGTCACGCCAAACACGGGAGGAGAAACGTGATCCTCCCTGTGCAGGAACTCTGACGAACTTACCTGGAGCTGGCCAGGATGTTCACACTGACCACATTTGTCCCGACCACCTCAGTAGCAAAGCAATAAATTTTTGAGGAACATACAGTTCATGGCAGTATATATCATACCAGAAGTGTTTAACAAACTTATAAACTGGTTATTATCTCAATCCATGCTTCCATGGAAAATGCTTGCTGAACACCCATTTCATGGGAACAGGGCAGGCCACCAGTTTGTCCTACACTGCTGAGTAAAAAGCAtccattgcatttggaaacaaagattaagtgttcaaggtgaatgcataccttgactctaggggtcaaactaCTAACAATCAAGTCAAGAAatttggtgtgattctggagacagaccttagctTCAGCAGTCatgtcaaagaaaataaaataaataaaaaataaataaaaaaaatctaacaaaaatcACCTCAACAaaaattgcaagaattagatgttttgtatCCAGTCAAGTCTTGGAGAAACTTGtccatgcctttatcaccagcaggtgGACTATTCTAATGGTCTCCTCGCCAGGCCTTCCCAAAAAAAGatcagctgcagctcatccagaatgctGACTAAGAATTCTGACtaaaaccagaaaatctgagcatatcacaccagtcctcaggtctatacactggctaccagttacatttaggattgattttaaaatacttttactcatttataaataACTCAGTGGCCTAAGACCTAAATATAATGCAGATAAGCTCGCTGactataaacctaacagagcactcagatcattaggatcgagtcagaaataccaagggttcacacaaaataaGGGGAAACCGCTTTGAGCTATTATGctgctcgcagttggaatcaccTTCTAGATGAGATCAGATGTGCCAAAACATTaaccacatttaaatctagactcaactcatctgtttagctgtgcatttattgaatgagcactgtgctatgtccaAAATTTCCTATTTTTAAccgttttaaattaattttaaatacatttttaaatcattttaaaagttgttcAATTCcttgttgtaatgtttttaaatgatcattgtatttccttttatgtaaagcactctGAATTAAAACGGTTTatgaaatatgctttaaaaataaacttgccttgcctaatatCAACGCTGCCAAAAATAGCATCCTTTCACATGGGATGTCTGTTCATTGGCTGATTTGTCATCATCACGGCAACACTGATCCCGGCAGCCATCTCTGACAGCCAGGATCTTTACAGGCACTAAACCAAGACACCATTATAAAAATCTGCAAATACTAACATCATACTTCATACTGTATTAAAACTGAGAAATCAAAGTGAATGGCAGATGAGGAAAACATGTCCTGGAGTTTCTCAATATAGCTGTACATAACCAGCAGCTAATAACTTTCTAATAGTATAAAACATTCGCATCACTTGGTCTCAGGGTGAAAAGTGTCTTCGCAAACTCTGGAGAAACCTGTTGAAGGTTATGAACACCTGCCCAAATGATATGAGAGTCATATTGAGCATGATGAAAGTCCCTATTGAAATTACTCCAGTAAGGCAAAGCTCTCTGTGTGAAGAACTCAAATGCATACGTTTAACAGTTTTACGATTTTCATGtctaaaaaagtacataaaataatGACTTGATATGGGATTTTGCCATGTACGTTGTTGATACAGAGGGATTTTATGTGTCAAATCCTCCTCTACAACACTAGTTGTCTAGTTCTCTGGTTGCCGGAGAATATTGAAGTTGGTCATGGTGTTCTGTTTTGGCGTTTTCCCAATTACAGAGGTGAGGGAAGACTAATCCTGCTTTTATAACAGCTTGCTTTGAGAGGAAACTGTGGAGCAAATATCCAGATCAAACATCCAGACTGGTGGCCTTCAGTCATCAGTATACACGGACCCACATTAATACTAGTTAAAGAGCTCTGTTAGCTGGTTTAAACTGTGAGATGAACCCATCAGGTACTGTTTAGAGTTTATACCACGTGTTTATGTCAATTTTGTCTCTTTTCCTACACTCCCAGCTAAATAATTCCACACATCTTAGCTGTATGCTGGTTGACGTTTTCCTtgtaactgttttaaaaaaagactacTGAACTCGGACATCGTTTGAAGAACTGAATTTCACATGAATACTCCGGCTCCTATGCCAATTTTTTTCCCACTATGGTTTCAGAGGAAAGAATCTGCATGACTTTAACAAGTGCTTGTGATATGGATGGGAGCACAGCATTCTGTCCCATGTACCAATGTATAAAACTAGCACAAAACACTTCATTTGGACTGTCCTGTTTCAGCAAACCAAGATAAAGGCACTACTGGTACTCCATGTCCTTCACAAGCACATTATACTTGTCACACCTCCAGCTCAAAAAGGGGTGACCAGGGGTAGTGACTCACGAAAAGTGCATGGAGAGAATCTGGTTTACACATTCTTAATATATGGTGCTGAGGTGCTAAATATATGGGTCATTTAATATGTAAGTGTCCTGATGAATTTCAAAGCACATTCTGTGACACTAAAACTAATCACGAGGTAGATAATGGAGGCTCAGCCGAAAAGCTGGCACACCAGGCCTTAGTCCTGACCCGGGTGGCACTGGGCGGGACTGAGAGCTCTGTCGGGTACAGGAGTGAGCTCTAATGGGATTTCTGCTCATTACGTAACAATGAACAGCCATTCTGGACTGCCTCATGCGTCATTCATCAGCTGCATGCAGGCTGCTGTTGATTTATGTTGCTCTGTTGGTTCACTTTAAAGAAATAATGAAGTATGCCGTTAAACCCAATGTAAGGTGCTCTCATCAAACCTAAACTTTTATAAAAGGATCAATTTATCCCAAAGTGGCACACTGGCACAGACATAATTTAGCAGTTGGTTTTTGGAATACTGCAAAAGAACTGAAACaccaaattaaaaaaagattaattttcatTACATAAGCAGTGATCTTTCAGAATACTGATCCCTTATAAAGACataggctgatgatacacagggcaaATTTTTGTGCAATGTTACTGAGCAACTTTGGCTAATGTTGCCATTAATGGGCAACCAGATGATACACAGGGCCCACGACTGATCTTAAGTATCCAGATTGAAATTGGTTACCCATTCTCAATGAgaaagtgcccaagcaacattgctcaaaaaaagGTGCTTGGCAAAACTGCTCAAAAGGTTGCCTTGTGTATCATCAGTCTTAAGAAAGAACTTAACGGTAAGTGTAAAATTAACATCACAGCATGAACTACTTTTTAAAGATTATTCACTGGGCCTCAATAATCCCATTCATGCTTTAAAATGTATCCCTTGAAATTAGCTACCATCTATTTTACGGTACTAGCACTTATTTTTATTGCTACTAATCCAATGTTTTCACTAGTTTTTTAGACACTAATACTTCCTCCAATAGTAACTATGAATGTATTCAATTAGCCTGTAGTATTTGTTTATTGCATACTAGTACTTTCTTTGCTACTGTTAGATATCCCATTAGTCTTAAGTAGCTATTACATTGGTACTAGTAATATCTGTGGTTTAGGTATAAACAATTATGACTAGTATGTATTCTAATAGTTATTGGTTATCTACTTCTGAGTTATCGAATTcacttttacaaatattaataagatGGACTAAGAATAGAATAGAAGCTATTCAAACTAGAATGAACCAGACGAATAAATAGAATATCTGCAAGTAAGAAGTGGATAGTTATAATACGAACTACAAACACAGAGTATGgcaaaataaatttgattattattatttttatataataacataattgtTACTTGTATGTAATAAACAAGCAGTAGTGAaaatagtaaaacaataaaaaacagataatagtggatttaatgaataaatgttcaaatgaatCGTCGTAATAGGCTTATGAAGCGTATTCATACCTTGGCATGATTAATCAGAAGTCCAACGAATGTGGAGACCAGCATGGAGCCGGACACAGAGTTTTTCCTCCTCATGTCCTGTTTTAGAAGAGGGAACGCAGTCGCAGGTGGCTCCTCTGGTATTGTAACTGTATGTGAATGTCGCATGCTGGGCATAATCAATAAAATCCTTCTGTGGTGTATAAACACCAACTTTAAGAAACCGACACTATGGATGTTCTCTCATCGAATATTCCAGGATCCTTCAGGCAAACGTCTTGATCAGGAAACGATCTCTACAGCGGTGCTAGACAGCACTGGGtcgaataaaaaaataaaaacatcgcGCGCTGACCGACTCACAACCAAAGCACTTTTCACCAAATAATATACGAAGGAAGTTGCTCGCAAACGCAAAGAGAAATTCTCTCACCCGTCAAAGTAGACGAGCTCTCAAAGAAAATTGACGGCAGCAAACCGAAGCTGACAGAAAGGCAGCAGCACGCGGACCCATGTCTTTTCACTACTGACAGTCCCGCCCACAAGAACACTGCCACTGCCGCGCGCATCCGACGTCACCGAGGCCAGTGGGTTAAAAACCCGCTACAGTGACAGagatttattttactataatcgTGTGGCCTTCAAGGACTTATTACTCATTTTAAATTGACCACTTTCAAACAAACTTTAACAACTCTAATGGAACACCCTAAATCAGTTTCAACTTTCCTTTCATCTAAAATACACTGCAAAGTGTTGGTTGGCCTCTGAGTTTCCAGCCCAAACCTTTAAATGAAAGCTAAGAGGtctttaaaaagttaatattcttttcacataaacatataaaatcaGTATTTCAAATGTCTATTCTGTCCAACAGACAGATCCTAACACACAGAAGTAGCGTCCGCCTGAGgaagtaaccatagcaacagtggAAGGTCCTCGAACACTTGACATCAGTATCactgataaaatataaataggccttctgtcattatttattatcAGTAATATTCGTGATAGCAATATTTATGATAATTAATTATAGATTAAATTTGGCACAAGATGAACCTCAACACTTACTTAAAACTTTCATCTTTACCAACAAGGTATAGTCGTACTTACATTTTGATTATATTGTTGGAAAATGTTAACTATATTATCAAATATAGCAGACTCAGCTGCAAGATTGTTTTTATCATTGCA is drawn from Carassius auratus strain Wakin chromosome 40, ASM336829v1, whole genome shotgun sequence and contains these coding sequences:
- the LOC113058409 gene encoding ubiquitin carboxyl-terminal hydrolase 2-like isoform X3, whose product is MPSMRHSHTVTIPEEPPATAFPLLKQDMRRKNSVSGSMLVSTFVGLLINHAKNSKSAQGLVGLRNLGNTCFMNSILQCLSNTQSLRDYCLHNSHRRDLNNNSRTNTALMEEFAKLIQTMWTSSSSEAVSPSEFKTQIQRYAPRFVGYNQQDAQEFLRFLLDGLHNEVNRVTVRPRGNMQDFDHLPDEEKGKKMWAKYLEREDSKIVDLFVGQLKSSLTCSECGYCSTVFDPFWDLSLPIAKKGYGEVSLMDCMRLFTKEDVLDGDEKPTCYRCKARRRCTKKFTVQKFPKILVLHLKRFSEARIRTSKLSTFVNFPMKDLDLREFASDRSSSAVYNLYAVSNHSGTTMGGHYTAYCCNPKNGEWYTYNDSRVTPMSTSQVRSSDAYVLFYERAGL
- the LOC113058409 gene encoding ubiquitin carboxyl-terminal hydrolase 2-like isoform X4 is translated as MPSMRHSHTVTIPEEPPATAFPLLKQDMRRKNSVSGSMLVSTFVGLLINHAKNSKSAQGLVGLRNLGNTCFMNSILQCLSNTQSLRDYCLHNSHRRDLNNNSRTNTALMEEFAKLIQTMWTSSSSEAVSPSEFKTQIQRYAPRFVGYNQQDAQEFLRFLLDGLHNEVNRVTVRPRGNMQDFDHLPDEEKGKKMWAKYLEREDSKIVDLFVGQLKSSLTCSECGYCSTVFDPFWDLSLPIAKGYGEVSLMDCMRLFTKEDVLDGDEKPTCYRCKARRRCTKKFTVQKFPKILVLHLKRFSEARIRTSKLSTFVNFPMKDLDLREFASDRSSSAVYNLYAVSNHSGTTMGGHYTAYCCNPKNGEWYTYNDSRVTPMSTSQVRSSDAYVLFYERAGL